A single genomic interval of Tursiops truncatus isolate mTurTru1 chromosome 16, mTurTru1.mat.Y, whole genome shotgun sequence harbors:
- the LOC109550696 gene encoding gamma-aminobutyric acid receptor subunit alpha-5, which produces MQRLPLNNLLASKVWTPDTLLHNGKKSIAHNMTTPNKLLRLEDGTLLCTVRLTISAERPMQLDFPMEAHACPLRFGSCAYPNSEVVYVWTNGTTKSVVVAVDGSRLNQYHLMRRTVGTESISTSTGEYTIMTAHFHLKRKTGYFVILTYLPCVMTVILSQLSFWLNRESVPAGTVFGLTTVLTMTTLSISARNSLPEVAYAKAMDWFIAVCYTFVFSALIEFATVNYFTKTGPAWDGQKALEAAKIKKKECELTLNKSTNAYTTGKMTHPPNIAKEQTPAGTSNASSASVKPEDKTSENKKTYNSISKNDKMSRIIFPVLFGTFSLVYWATYLNRKPVIKGATAPK; this is translated from the coding sequence ATGCAGCGCCTGCCCCTCAACAACCTCCTTGCCAGCAAAGTCTGGACTCCAGACACCTTGCTCCACAATGGGAAGAAGTCCATCGCCCACAACATGACCACGCCCAACAAGCTGCTGCGGCTGGAGGATGGCACTCTGCTGTGCACCGTGCGCTTGACCATCTCGGCAGAGCGCCCAATGCAGCTTGACTTCCCGATGGAGGCCCATGCCTGCCCTCTGAGATTTGGCAGCTGTGCATATCCTAATTCCGAAGTTGTCTATGTCTGGACCAACGGCACAACCAAGTCGGTGGTGGTGGCAGTAGATGGCTCCAGGCTGAACCAATACCACCTGATGAGGCGGACAGTGGGCACAGAGAGCATCAGCACCAGCACAGGTGAATACACAATCATGACGGCTCATTTCCATCTGAAGAGGAAGACCGGGTACTTTGTCATTCTGACCTATCTCCCCTGCGTAATGACTGTGATCTTGTCGCAATTGTCCTTTTGGCTGAACCGAGAATCAGTCCCAGCCGGGACAGTGTTTGGGTTGACCACGGTGCTGACCATGACAACCCTCAGCATCAGTGCCCGGAACTCTCTGCCCGAAGTGGCTTATGCGAAGGCCATGGACTGGTTCATAGCCGTGTGCTACACTTTTGTGTTCTCTGCGCTGATCGAGTTTGCCACCGTCAACTATTTCACAAAGACAGGCCCAGCCTGGGACGGCCAAAAAGccttggaagcagccaagatcAAGAAAAAGGAGTGTGAACTTACActaaataaatcaacaaatgCTTATACTACTGGAAAGATGACCCACCCCCCAAACATCGCAAAGGAGCAGACCCCTGCAGGGACCTCAAATGCCTCTTCAGCCTCAGTAAAACCTGAAGACAAGacttctgaaaacaaaaagacTTACAACAGCATCAGCAAGAACGACAAAATGTCCCGAATTATATTCCCAGTCCTGTTTGGCACTTTCAGCCTAGTTTACTGGGCAACATATTTGAATAGGAAGCCAGTGATTAAAGGGGCTACCGCTCCAAAATGA